A stretch of Caenorhabditis elegans chromosome IV DNA encodes these proteins:
- the T23E1.1 gene encoding Sulfatase domain-containing protein (Confirmed by transcript evidence), protein MWRFLVILTLISIIFCIGFWIQISNYRVRAHRREFESVEPFNNFKFFNEIGQVEDENENSCYPYMVHSIEADILGLISPMIFSCNSPMGNWANFSDGILTISERIFEKRKAEQNQNFTCVYAEIVPKTELPNGTILAEASKLETPIEPGIPTKIESEQFVVFCRDPFGNHFYNKTFFNFLPRSETLTNLSSSDESLMILSISGMSHNQAMRHLKRSLKFAADNEFQSFSMFNQRSQDNLENSLKTFGGSEKVWNIAKNNGCPTFLNTDSPKFSKMYGYQFDYHSNLYSSFNKQYLGQVDNCISDGSVTVEDAITLWTNFSLTFHPNLCHFSLLHFTEVAGPGDGKIVNIDEVLNNSLEILQSFGVLHNTTVVILSDGGTGNSTIFETETGKLESRYGVFLIRLSDSYRKRFPENAEILKKNVDRLITNQDVAETLKHIIYDQNQENVTFENSLLSRENSKSRSCDIAGIEDEFCICSKLAQIGIDKRPEILRNLLKIVKHEFSGQKCILNIEIDSENLKFRIYRSITFFKFFGFLTTATVKLEKGFSKPIRLKFGGKARFLSLEPDDLELREPLKFIESNHSLEMDRVSDNCYRNIMAAFQKF, encoded by the exons ATGTGGCGATTCCTTGTCATCCTAACTTTGATCTCCATCATTTTCTGTATAGGATTCTGGATTCAAATCAGCAATTATAGAGTTAGAGCGCATCGTCGGGAATTTGAAAGTGTTGAAccatttaataatttcaaatttttcaatg aaattggtcaagttgaagatgaaaatgaaaattcctgTTATCCATACATGGTGCATTCCATTGAAGCAGACATTCTTGGACTTATTTCACCGATGAT attttcgtgCAATTCTCCTATGGGCAACTGGGCGAACTTTTCGGACGGTATTCTGACAATAAGCGaacgaatatttgaaaaacggaaagccgagcaaaatcaaaattttac ATGTGTCTACGCTGAAATAGTCCCTAAAACGGAACTTCCAAACGGTACTATATTAGCAGAAGCATCGAAACTTGAGACTCCT ATAGAACCTGGAATTCCAACCAAAATCGAATCAGAACAATTCGTGGTGTTTTGTCGTGATCCTTttggaaatcatttttataacaaaacatttttcaattttctgccgAGAAGTGAAACATTGACGAATTTGTCGAGTTCTGATGAATCTTTGATGATATTATCAATATCTGGAATGTCTCACAATCAAGCAATGCGCCATCTAAaaagaagtttgaaatttgccgctGACAATGAGTTTCAgtcattttcaatgtttaacCAG agatcCCAAGACAATTTGGAAAACTCTCTAAAAACGTTTGGAGGATCTGAAAAAGTATGGAATATTGCGAAGAACAACGGATGCCCGACATTTTTGAATACGGATTCTCCGAAGTTCTCGAAAATGTATGGGTATCAATTTGATTATCATTCAAATCTGTATAGCTCCTTTAACAAACAGTACCTGGGACAAGTTGACAATTGCATTTCAGATGGAAGT GTTACTGTGGAAGATGCCATCACACTTTGGACCAACTTCTCCCTGACTTTCCACCCCAATCTATGCCACTTTTCTCTTTTACACTTCACGGAAGTTGCTGGCCCAGGAGatgggaaaattgtgaatattgatgaagttttgaataattccCTGGAAAtacttcaaagttttggagtACTTCATAACACAACTGTTGTGATTTTGAGTGATGGAGGTACTGGGAATAG cacGATATTTGAGACAGAGACTGGAAAATTGGAGTCAAGATATGGAGTTTTCTTGATTAGACTTTCAGATAGTTACAGAAAAAGGTTTCCAGAAAACGCTgagattttgaagaagaatGTTGACAG attaatcaCTAACCAAGATGTGGCGGAAACATTGAAGCACATAATTTACGatcaaaatcaagaaaatgttacatttgaaaattctttgcTTAGccgagaaaattcaaaatccagAAGCTGTGACATTGCTGGAATCGAGGATGAATTTTGCATTTGCTCAAAACTTGCGCAGATTGGAATTGATAAACG acccGAAATTTTACGcaatcttctgaaaattgtgaagcaTGAATTTTCCGgccaaaaatgcattttgaatATCGAAAttgactctgaaaatttgaagttcagaatttaccg atcaataacatttttcaaatttttcggatttcttACAACTGCAActgtaaaattagaaaaaggaTTTTCTAAGCCG attcgacTGAAATTCGGAGGAAAAGCGAGATTTTTATCATTGGAGCCGGATGACTTGGAGCTCAGAGAACctttgaaatttatagaatcaaATCATAGTTTGGAAATGGAtag ggttTCGGACAATTGCTATCGGAATATTATGGCGgcgtttcaaaagttttga